The following coding sequences lie in one Anaerolineae bacterium genomic window:
- a CDS encoding ORF6N domain-containing protein: protein MNDIVSVERIASKIYVIRQVKVMLDTDLADLYGVETRVLNQAVKRHKKRFPDDFMFQLSKDEYESLISQFVTSKKTGRGGVRKMPYVFTEQGVAMLSGVLNSDRAIAVNILIMRTFTKLRQALLDNKDLRKELSELKQLTEDRFRVVFETLDQLLAVEYKPKKKIGFTVKEKQRAYGKKTGKKKTP, encoded by the coding sequence ATGAATGACATTGTGTCGGTAGAAAGAATTGCAAGTAAAATTTATGTGATTCGGCAGGTGAAAGTAATGCTGGACACGGATCTTGCAGATTTATATGGGGTTGAAACAAGAGTGCTAAATCAAGCTGTAAAGAGACACAAAAAAAGATTTCCTGATGATTTTATGTTCCAACTCTCAAAAGATGAATATGAATCTTTGATATCACAATTTGTGACATCAAAAAAAACAGGGCGAGGCGGTGTCAGGAAAATGCCTTACGTGTTTACTGAGCAAGGTGTTGCCATGCTATCCGGTGTTTTGAATAGTGACCGGGCTATTGCTGTTAATATCCTGATAATGCGGACATTTACAAAACTACGGCAGGCACTTTTAGATAATAAAGATTTGAGAAAAGAATTGTCGGAATTAAAGCAGCTTACAGAAGATCGTTTTCGAGTTGTTTTCGAAACACTGGATCAGCTTTTGGCAGTTGAATACAAACCGAAAAAAAAGATTGGTTTTACAGTAAAAGAAAAACAACGTGCCTATGGTAAGAAAACCGGGAAGAAGAAAACACCATGA
- a CDS encoding cytochrome c3 family protein encodes MERMFLGLIALMFLGSGLAFAGPYGNSAHGDSATFGVLRTGTNQYARGNCAHCHEQHASIAGAEPSPSTGDAAGPDRFCLLAQNFNTSALAGSYAQDDNACFYCHIDTGYLQNEVILNYDYSATFGNASIVEDSIFELFNKLSSHDLNNVLTFAKANWSSTFKTGSNPCSACHNVHKAKQNKANPGDPTYTAISKPSAHDELWGDSAGEKLSDYTSYYRPPYSKSTAPVKYEPDMTASEPAEGWGSNMPDYITFCQDCHSSSMTGSPYSLPNTPIDWSSIGGEAGGDKHGTNVATASSAAAMNLLEPYATAWDASGLVLSCTDCHEPHGSKNLYLVRRRINGGVLGDLYDDATSQEMRIVCYRCHNISGAGMNYTIHHQDADAPYKNAMGCGAGGGCHSAGNGAPIDCNTCHYHGGQVSNCTQAPATRRTF; translated from the coding sequence ATGGAGAGAATGTTTTTAGGGTTGATCGCCCTCATGTTTTTGGGAAGCGGGCTTGCTTTTGCAGGGCCTTACGGGAATTCCGCTCATGGGGATAGCGCAACCTTCGGCGTGCTTCGAACCGGAACGAATCAATATGCTCGGGGCAACTGCGCCCACTGCCACGAACAGCATGCAAGTATTGCAGGGGCTGAGCCGTCTCCAAGCACCGGTGACGCCGCAGGGCCTGATAGGTTTTGTCTCCTGGCGCAAAATTTTAACACTTCAGCATTAGCAGGGTCTTATGCCCAGGATGATAATGCGTGCTTTTACTGCCATATAGATACCGGTTATCTGCAAAACGAAGTAATTCTAAACTACGATTACAGCGCTACCTTTGGTAACGCTTCAATTGTTGAAGATTCTATTTTCGAGCTCTTTAACAAATTGTCTTCTCACGATCTGAACAATGTGCTTACTTTTGCGAAGGCTAACTGGAGTTCCACATTTAAAACAGGCTCCAACCCTTGCAGCGCATGCCACAATGTTCATAAAGCCAAACAGAATAAAGCAAACCCCGGCGATCCGACATATACGGCCATATCCAAGCCCTCTGCTCATGACGAGCTTTGGGGTGATAGTGCTGGTGAGAAGTTGAGCGATTATACAAGTTATTATCGGCCGCCCTATTCTAAAAGCACAGCACCTGTTAAGTACGAACCCGACATGACCGCAAGTGAACCCGCGGAAGGATGGGGTTCCAATATGCCGGATTATATCACCTTCTGCCAGGACTGCCATTCCTCGAGCATGACCGGGTCACCATATAGTCTTCCTAATACACCCATTGATTGGAGTTCAATAGGAGGCGAAGCAGGCGGCGATAAGCATGGCACAAATGTTGCCACCGCCTCAAGCGCGGCGGCAATGAATCTGCTTGAGCCGTATGCTACAGCGTGGGATGCCAGCGGGCTTGTTCTTTCCTGCACCGACTGTCATGAGCCGCACGGGTCAAAGAATCTGTACTTGGTAAGAAGAAGGATAAACGGCGGTGTATTAGGAGACTTATATGACGATGCAACCTCGCAAGAGATGAGAATTGTTTGTTATCGCTGTCATAACATCAGCGGGGCAGGTATGAACTATACGATACACCACCAGGATGCCGACGCGCCGTATAAAAACGCTATGGGGTGCGGCGCGGGAGGAGGATGTCATTCGGCTGGAAATGGAGCCCCCATAGATTGCAACACTTGTCACTATCACGGTGGGCAAGTCAGCAATTGTACGCAGGCTCCAGCCACCAGGCGAACGTTTTGA
- a CDS encoding type I restriction-modification enzyme R subunit C-terminal domain-containing protein, whose translation MTKTPEQKARETIDKMLDLSGWDVQDLAGVNIHAKKGVAIREFPLNQGHGFADYLLYVNGKASGVVEAKKVGTTLTGVEIQSDKYKTGLPEQLPAWYRPLPFCYESTGVETRFTNDLEPDPRSRNVFSFHRPETLADWINEDPPLVKGNMLETQSPFGKPSTLNLRLKQMPTLIEEGLWSAQIRAIKKLEKSFSENRPRALIQMATGSGKTFTAISFIYRLIKFAKARRILFLVDRGNLGRQTLKEFQQYVSPYNNYKFSEEFIVQRLTSKNLDFTARVCICTIQRLYSMLKGEDLAEEDEEKSVQGLEKVYGEVPPIEYNPAIPIETFDFIITDECHRSIYNLWRQVLEYFDSYLIGLTATPSKQTFGFFNQNLVMEYGHEEAVADGVNVNYDVYRIKTEITEGGSIVEAGYYVDKRDRETRSVRWERLDEDLEYTPNQLDRDVVAKDQIRTVIRTFRDKLFTDIFPGRTEVPKTVIFAKDDSHAEDIVKIVREEFAKGNDFAQKITYKTTGKKTDELIAEFRNFYFPRIAVTVDMIATGTDIKPLEVVMFMRSVKSLGYFEQMKGRGVRVINDDDLQSVTSDAKTKDHYVIVDAVGVCERDKTDSRPMDRKKSVSFEKLLQAVSLGNTEPDVISSIAVRIARLNKNLTKEDSSKIIELADGKSLGELTYDLVNAINPDKQVELACTELGEAGSTAQPSEEEIQEAATSLIKNAVKPLHNPELRNLLIEIKKKNEQIIDNVSPDKVIEAGFSAEAMEKAKGMIESFKKFIEKNKDEITALQILYSRPYKARLRFENIKELADTIKKPPHLWTENNLWMAYAALEKSKVRGASGPHILTDLVSLVRYALDQENELVPFPEKVDTNFNAWLAQQGKKFTEEQIRWLEMIRDHIAGNLSIETDDFEYAPFSQAGGIGKVYQLFGEELNIILDDLNERLVA comes from the coding sequence ATGACCAAAACACCTGAACAAAAAGCCAGGGAAACCATCGACAAAATGTTGGACTTGTCCGGCTGGGATGTCCAGGATCTCGCAGGCGTCAATATACATGCAAAAAAAGGGGTGGCCATCAGGGAGTTCCCGTTAAATCAGGGGCATGGCTTTGCAGATTATCTCCTTTATGTAAATGGCAAGGCATCAGGGGTTGTTGAGGCAAAAAAAGTCGGAACTACCCTTACAGGCGTTGAAATCCAGTCCGACAAATACAAAACCGGCCTGCCCGAGCAGCTTCCCGCCTGGTATCGGCCACTCCCTTTCTGTTATGAATCCACAGGTGTGGAGACCCGTTTTACAAATGACCTTGAACCTGACCCTCGTTCCCGGAATGTCTTTTCTTTCCATCGCCCTGAAACATTGGCAGATTGGATAAATGAAGACCCGCCTTTAGTTAAAGGGAATATGCTTGAAACACAGTCCCCTTTTGGCAAGCCTTCCACCCTGAATCTGCGCCTGAAACAGATGCCTACGCTCATTGAAGAAGGCCTCTGGTCTGCCCAGATCAGGGCTATAAAAAAACTGGAAAAATCTTTTTCAGAAAACCGTCCACGCGCTCTTATACAGATGGCCACAGGATCAGGCAAGACATTTACTGCCATCAGCTTTATTTACAGGCTTATAAAGTTTGCAAAGGCACGCCGGATTTTGTTTCTTGTTGACCGCGGCAATCTGGGCAGACAGACCCTTAAGGAATTCCAGCAGTATGTTTCTCCCTATAACAACTATAAATTCAGCGAAGAATTCATTGTTCAACGCCTTACTTCAAAAAATCTGGATTTCACTGCACGAGTCTGCATCTGCACTATCCAGCGTCTTTATTCAATGCTTAAGGGTGAGGATCTTGCTGAGGAGGATGAGGAAAAATCTGTTCAGGGCTTGGAAAAAGTCTATGGTGAGGTGCCGCCCATAGAATATAATCCGGCCATCCCTATTGAGACCTTTGACTTTATAATTACAGACGAGTGTCACCGTTCCATTTACAATCTTTGGCGCCAGGTGCTGGAATATTTTGATTCATATCTTATAGGCCTTACCGCCACACCCAGCAAACAGACTTTTGGTTTTTTCAATCAGAATCTTGTCATGGAATATGGGCATGAGGAGGCTGTGGCCGACGGCGTGAACGTGAATTACGACGTGTACCGCATCAAGACCGAAATTACAGAAGGTGGTTCTATTGTCGAAGCTGGTTATTATGTAGACAAACGGGACCGTGAAACCCGATCTGTGCGCTGGGAGCGGCTGGACGAAGACCTCGAATACACCCCCAATCAACTGGACCGCGATGTGGTTGCTAAGGATCAGATCCGCACTGTTATCCGTACTTTTCGTGACAAGCTGTTTACAGATATTTTTCCCGGCCGGACCGAGGTTCCAAAGACCGTAATTTTTGCAAAAGATGACAGCCACGCTGAAGACATTGTCAAGATTGTGCGCGAGGAATTTGCAAAGGGCAATGACTTTGCCCAGAAAATTACCTACAAGACAACCGGCAAAAAGACGGATGAACTCATCGCCGAATTTCGCAACTTCTACTTTCCGCGAATAGCGGTCACCGTGGATATGATCGCAACCGGCACTGACATCAAGCCTCTTGAAGTTGTAATGTTCATGCGCAGCGTAAAATCCCTCGGATATTTTGAGCAGATGAAGGGTCGGGGCGTACGTGTTATAAATGATGATGACCTGCAATCTGTAACATCTGATGCAAAAACCAAGGATCACTATGTCATTGTGGATGCTGTTGGTGTCTGCGAGCGGGATAAGACCGACTCAAGGCCCATGGACCGGAAAAAATCGGTCTCTTTTGAAAAGCTTCTCCAAGCTGTAAGTCTTGGAAACACAGAACCGGATGTTATTTCCTCAATTGCTGTCCGCATTGCGCGTTTAAACAAAAACCTTACAAAAGAAGACAGTTCAAAGATAATTGAGCTTGCAGATGGCAAAAGCCTGGGTGAGCTTACGTATGATCTTGTAAATGCCATTAATCCTGACAAACAGGTTGAACTTGCCTGCACCGAGCTGGGCGAGGCAGGCAGCACGGCACAGCCTTCCGAAGAAGAAATTCAGGAAGCTGCAACAAGCCTGATAAAAAACGCGGTCAAGCCCCTGCATAATCCAGAGCTTCGGAATCTATTGATAGAGATTAAGAAAAAGAACGAGCAGATCATTGATAATGTCAGTCCTGATAAGGTTATAGAAGCAGGCTTCAGCGCAGAGGCCATGGAAAAAGCAAAAGGCATGATCGAGTCCTTTAAGAAGTTTATTGAGAAAAATAAGGATGAAATCACAGCCCTGCAGATTCTTTACTCCAGGCCGTACAAGGCGCGTTTACGGTTTGAAAATATAAAAGAGCTTGCAGATACCATAAAAAAGCCGCCTCATCTTTGGACTGAAAATAATCTCTGGATGGCCTATGCTGCTCTTGAAAAGTCAAAGGTTCGTGGTGCAAGCGGCCCGCATATTTTAACGGATTTGGTGTCTCTTGTGCGGTATGCGCTTGATCAGGAAAACGAGCTTGTGCCGTTTCCGGAAAAGGTTGATACAAATTTCAATGCATGGTTGGCACAGCAGGGTAAAAAGTTCACGGAAGAACAGATTCGCTGGCTTGAGATGATCCGTGATCATATTGCAGGAAACTTAAGCATTGAAACAGATGATTTTGAATATGCGCCTTTTTCGCAGGCAGGTGGTATTGGAAAGGTTTATCAATTATTCGGTGAAGAATTAAATATCATCTTAGATGATTTAAATGAAAGGCTTGTGGCATAA